Part of the Caulobacter sp. SL161 genome is shown below.
CTAGGCCGATGCGTGGCGCGCGCCGAGCGTCTTCGAGCAGCCGCATGAAGGCCGCCGCGCGCCAGCACCAGGACCCTCAGCGCACGCCGCAAGGCGCAGCGCTCGACCCTGCGTTGGTGCGCCTGATCGAAGCCCTTGCCCAGGCCGATGCAGATCGCGACTATGCCGCCGCTGCGAAAGCGAGAGAGCGCGACGATGTCCAATCTTAACTTTCCCGAGTTCCGACGAGTGGTCACGGCCGCTGGCTGGGCACTCGAGGATAAAGGCGTTCAGCCGGCCGAAATTCGCCTAACCGGTCCCGACATGGATCTCTTCCGCGATTGTCGTGAAATCCTCGATCAACTGACAGCCCCAACCGCCGCGACGGCGGACGCCCTGCGCTCGCCGCAGCCTACAACCTTCATGGGCCTGAAGGTCGTTGACGCCGACAAGGACGAAGGATCGTGCGTGGCCGGTTACAATCGCGGAGGTCGCGCGCTCGAGCACATCTCGGTGCCGATAGCCTAGCTATGCGCGTCGCGATCTACGCTCGCTATTCCGACGACAAGCAAAACCCCGGCTCGATCGCTGACCAGCTCGCGCTCTGCCGTCGCCATGCGCGCGCGCGCGGCTGGACGATCGTCAACGAATACACCGACGCGGCGATCTCGGCCGATCTGCTGGTCACGCGGCCGGGCGCTCAAGCCCTGTTGCGCGCGGCCGAGACCGGCGCCTTCGACCTGATCCTGGTCGAGCATCAGGACAGGCTGTTCCGGAACCTCGCCGAGAACGCGACCGCCTTCAAACGCCTGACCTATTTCGGCGTCGGCATCGCGACCCTGGCCAAGGATCGCCTCCAGTTGATGGACATCGCGATCGAAGGCCTGATGTCCGAGCTGTACCTTCAGAACCTCTCGGACAAGACCAAGCGCGGCATGCACTCGAATGGCGAGAAGGGCCTTTCGATGGGCGGCCGCGTCTATGGCTACCGCTCCACGCCCGGCGGCGAGATGACGATTGTCGAGGATGAGGCCGCGATCGTGCGAACGGCGTTCGGGCTCTACAACGAGGGCTGGAGCTGCCGCGACATCGCCGACCACTTCAACAAGGAGGGCACGCCCGGCCCGACGGGAGGCCTCTGGAACGCCTCGGCCTTCAGCGGATCGCGCCAGCGCGGGAACGGCATCCTGCGGTGCGAGCTGTATGTCGGCGTCAAGGTCTGGAACCGGTTCGACAAGAGCAAAGACCCCGACACCGGCAAGCGCGTCCAGACGATCAAGCCCGAGGGCGAGTGGAAGCGAACGCCGGTTCCGCAGCTCCGGATCATCGACGACGCAACATGGTCGACCGCGCAAAAGCGACTGGCCATCACATCGGAGACCAAGCCCAGCACCCTGGCCAATCAGGCCAAGCCCGGCGTCTTCACCGGGCTGCTCAAGTGCGGGGCCTGCGGTGAGAACTACATCGTCGCGGGCCGCGCCCGGCTGCAATGCAGCACGATCCGGAACAAGGGCCGCCACGCGTGCGCCAATGGCCGCACGGTCGGCCGAGCCGCAGTCGAAGACCGTATCCTGACCGGCCTGAAAGAACGCCTGCTTAGCCCCGAGGCCGCCGCGATCTATGTCCGCGCCTATCACGAGCGCTGGAAGGCCAACGCCGGCGATCGGCGAGCCCGCCGCGCGCCGCTTGAACGTCGCCTCGCCGAGACCCAGCGCAGGATCGACCGCGCGCTGAACGCCATCCTCGACGGCTACGCCAGCGCCGACCTAAAAACGCGCCTGCAGAGTCTAGAGGATGAGCGCGACGCCCTTAAGCACGAGCTGGCCAGCATCGGCGACGACGATCCGATCACGCTGCATCCCGGCCTCGCCGACGTCTATGCGCAGCGGATCAGCGACCTTCAGGAGAGGCTCGAGGAGTACACCAAGGGCAAGCCCTCGCCCAAGGACCGCCAAGCCATCGCGGCCGCCCGCGCCCTGGTCGATCGCATCGAAATCATGCCGACGTCTCACGCGCGCGGAGCGCACGTCGAGATCACCTTGTTCGGTGATCTCGCGCGCTTCCTTCGTCCTGGCGTCAACGAGGCTCAATGTATGAGCCTGCTGGTGGCGGGGGGCGGGATCGAACCGCCGACCTGTGGGTTATGAATCCACCGCTCTAACCATCTGAGCTACCCAGCCATAGCCAGGACGGACGGGGGTCATACGCCCAAGCGCGCTTCGCATCAAGCCCGCGATGTCATTCCATCGAGTGCGGCTTCCAAGCGACGCGCCAGCTCCTGGGGGCTGTACTCGGTCAGCACCTGTTGGCGAGCGACCGCGCCGAGGCGCACAGCCGTCTCGCGATCGCTGATCAGCTCGGCCAGAGCCTCGGCAAGGCGATCGGGATCATTGTCCGGGACCAGGCGACCATCGCGCCCATCGGTCAGGATCTCGAGCGGTCCGTCGATCTCGCTGGCCACCACGGGCAAGCCCACCGCCATCGCCTCCAGCAAGGTCAGGGGAAAGCCTTCCTGGTGGGACGGAAACGCGAAGAGATCTCCCGTCGCGAGGAAGCCGGCGACGTCCCCGGTCCACCCCTTCAGGGTGACGCTGGCCTGAAGGTCCAGGTCGCGGATCAGCCCCTCCAGCGCGCCTCGCTCATCGCCTTCGCCGGCGATCTCGCACGTGACCTCGTAGTCCCAGGCCCGCAGCTTGCCGACGGCGTGGATGAGAACGTCAAAGCCCTTCTTCGGATGCAGGCGTCCTGCGGCGACGATCCGGATCGGGCGCCCCGCCTCGGCGAAGGGGCGCGCCTCGGCGCTGGGCGGCTTGACGGCGTTGGGGACGAACCAGACATGGTCGGCGGGCGCGCCCCGCTCGATCGCCAGCGCCGCCAGGTGCTGACCGACGCACACATAGTGCGTGCCCGGCGTTACGTCGAAAGAGGGTTTGTGCAGGCAGACCGCGCGCACCACGTCCTCGGGCGCGGCCTTGTCGAACACGCGCGCCGGGCGCTGGCCGTGGCTGAAGATCAGGGCCGGGCGATAGGTCTTCACCAGCGCGCGCGCCGCGCCGACCGTGATCGGATCCCAGTCGGTCAGGGCCGGCATGGCGCTGAGCGGCGGCGTCCGATTGGCCTGAGCGACCGCCATCTTGCCCCCCTTGCGCACCACGCCGACGCATCGCCCTCCCCGGCGCGCGGCCCAGGCCTCGAGGATCGGCTGGTAGTCGAGGAACACCTGCTCAAGACCGCCGAGGCCCTTGCCCAGCATGGCGTGCAGGATGGTGGTCAAGGCGGACTCCAGGGGAGGCGTTTCGGGGCGCGACCATCGTGGCGCGCGGCCCTGGTGTCAACGCGGGAGCTTGGGCTTGTGATCCGCCCCCCGTGACGACTGCGATCAGGATGCGCCGCAGAGCCGCTCGGCCACCGTCTCGCCGATCGCCAGCGAACTGGTCAGGCCGGGGCTCTCGATGCCGAACAGGGCCATCAGCCCCGCAAGGCCGTGATCCTCGACGCCCCTGAGCTGGAAGTCCGGTTGCGGTTCACCAGGACCGTGCAGCTTGGGCCGCACGCCCGCATAGTCGGGGACCAGCCTGTCCGCCGGCAGGTCCGGCCAGAACTTGCGGATATAGGCGGCGAAGGCCTCCGCCTTGGCCGGATCGACCGAATAGTCCGGCGCAGATACGTACTCCAGGTCGGGTCCGAACACCGCCTGGCCGCCCATGTCATTGCGGTAGTGTGTGCCCAGCGCCCCATGGATCGGCGGCGGATAGATCAGCCGCTGGAACGGCGCCTTGCCGCTGAGCCGGAAATAGATCCCCTTGCCGAAGTGGGCCTTGGGAACCTGTTCGGCGGGATAGCCCTCGATCCGGCCCGCCACCGCCTGAGAGGACAGGCCCGGCGCGGTGACCAACAGACGGCAGGTCAAGTCGGTGGGCTCGGCGCCGCCGGCGCGGACCCGGAAGCCGCCGCCGGCCAGGGGCTCGGCGCCCTCGAACGGCGTCGACAGCACCACCGCCCCGCCGGCGGCTTCGATCTCGCCCTGCAGGGCCAGCATGTAGTCATGGCTGGCGAACACGCCGCTTTCGGGTGACAACAGGGCGGCGTGGGCGTTTAGGCCCGGCTCCAGCGCTCTGGCCTGCGCCCCGGTCAAGCGCTCCATGCCCTCGACATCATTGGCCAGGGCCTGATCCCAGATGGTGTCGAGTCGCGCGATCTCGTCCTCCGAGGTCGCCACCACCAGCTTGCCGCACTTCTTGTAGGGAACCTTGTGAGCGTCGCAGAAGGCGTACAGCGCCCGCCGCCCCTGGACGCACAGCTTGGCCTTCAAGGACCCGGTCGGATAGTAGAGCCCGCCGTGGATCACCTCGGAATTGCGGGACGACACCCCCTCCCCGATGCGCCCCTGCTCCTCCAGGACCGCGACCACCAGCCCGCGCTGCGACAGGGCGTAGCCGCAGGCCAGCCCCACCGCGCCGGCGCCCACCACCACTGCGTCGAAATCAAACTCGCTCATGCCGCCACCTTAGACGAGGCGCCCCGATCCGCCAGTCGCTAAGCCCCCGCCTTGATTGACAGCGCTGGCAAACGCGGCATGGTCTGACCACGCGACGCGAAAGACGATCGCGGCTCGGGGGGAACCAGACCATGGACGGCACGCCGGCCGCGCCAGCGCGCAACCTGTTAATCGATACGCTGCGGGCCTTCGCCCTGATCGGCGTCTACATGGTCCACATGTTCGAGCAGTACGAGATCTACTGGGCTGCGCCGAACCAGAACCTGACCCACACGATCTTCACCACCTTCTTCATGGGCAAGGCGTTCAGCCTGCTGACCCTGTGCTTTGGCCTCAGCTTCTTCCTGCTGATGGACAAGGCCGATCGACGGGGGACCAATTTCTCGGGTCGTTTCGCCTGGCGGATGGTGGTGCTGGCCCTGATCGGTCTGGCCCATAGCCTCGTCTATCGCGGCGACATCCTGATGGTGCTGGCGCCGCTGGGCCTGTTGCTGATCGCGTTCTATCGGGCAAGCAGCAAAGTGATCCTGGCGGTCGCGGCGATCCTGCTGGCCCAGCCTCTGCTGGCCTTCCAGATCATCAGCGCTGCGACGGGCGCGACCTGGGCCAACGCCGCGCCGCATCACTGGGGCGACACGGGTCCGGCCTTCTATCGCACCGCCCCTCTGGACCAGATGCTGACCTGGAACGTCTGGCAGGGACAGAGCTTCAAGTGGTGGTTCTTCATCGAGACAGGCCGTCTCTTCCAGATCCTGGCGCTGTTCCTGATCGGCCTGAGC
Proteins encoded:
- a CDS encoding glycosyltransferase, coding for MTTILHAMLGKGLGGLEQVFLDYQPILEAWAARRGGRCVGVVRKGGKMAVAQANRTPPLSAMPALTDWDPITVGAARALVKTYRPALIFSHGQRPARVFDKAAPEDVVRAVCLHKPSFDVTPGTHYVCVGQHLAALAIERGAPADHVWFVPNAVKPPSAEARPFAEAGRPIRIVAAGRLHPKKGFDVLIHAVGKLRAWDYEVTCEIAGEGDERGALEGLIRDLDLQASVTLKGWTGDVAGFLATGDLFAFPSHQEGFPLTLLEAMAVGLPVVASEIDGPLEILTDGRDGRLVPDNDPDRLAEALAELISDRETAVRLGAVARQQVLTEYSPQELARRLEAALDGMTSRA
- a CDS encoding NAD(P)/FAD-dependent oxidoreductase; translated protein: MSEFDFDAVVVGAGAVGLACGYALSQRGLVVAVLEEQGRIGEGVSSRNSEVIHGGLYYPTGSLKAKLCVQGRRALYAFCDAHKVPYKKCGKLVVATSEDEIARLDTIWDQALANDVEGMERLTGAQARALEPGLNAHAALLSPESGVFASHDYMLALQGEIEAAGGAVVLSTPFEGAEPLAGGGFRVRAGGAEPTDLTCRLLVTAPGLSSQAVAGRIEGYPAEQVPKAHFGKGIYFRLSGKAPFQRLIYPPPIHGALGTHYRNDMGGQAVFGPDLEYVSAPDYSVDPAKAEAFAAYIRKFWPDLPADRLVPDYAGVRPKLHGPGEPQPDFQLRGVEDHGLAGLMALFGIESPGLTSSLAIGETVAERLCGAS
- a CDS encoding DUF418 domain-containing protein — its product is MDGTPAAPARNLLIDTLRAFALIGVYMVHMFEQYEIYWAAPNQNLTHTIFTTFFMGKAFSLLTLCFGLSFFLLMDKADRRGTNFSGRFAWRMVVLALIGLAHSLVYRGDILMVLAPLGLLLIAFYRASSKVILAVAAILLAQPLLAFQIISAATGATWANAAPHHWGDTGPAFYRTAPLDQMLTWNVWQGQSFKWWFFIETGRLFQILALFLIGLSLGRAGVFDAPERFVRQRRRALVALIVVALLARFGQAPLAALLPDATAAPMARKLLGNLMGGWFDVSVMGVYVLLIVEAYQGVGRKLLERLAPMGRMTLTFYVLQSLIWVPVFYGFGLGAWEWLPQGTALWLGVGFLVIQGVVATLWFKRFHYGPLEWVWRAATYGTVKVPFMR